A genomic region of Ewingella sp. CoE-038-23 contains the following coding sequences:
- a CDS encoding 6-phospho-beta-glucosidase yields the protein MSSSQQLPKDFLWGGAVAAHQVEGGWNKGGKGVSIADVLSGGSHGVDRVRTDGVLEGYRYPNHEAVDFYSHYKEDIALFAEMGFKCFRTSIAWTRIFPNGDEAQPNEAGLQFYDNMFDELLKHGIEPVITLSHFEMPWHLVKEYGGWKNRKVVDFFVKFSEVVLERYKHKVKYWMTFNEINNQRNWKYPLFGYCCSGVVFTEHENPEETMYQVLHHQFVASAKVVKLGHAINPDFQIGCMVAMVPLYPFSCHPDDVMYSVESMRERFLFGDVHMRGYYPSYILKEWERRGFNIQMEEGDEQALREGCADYMGLSYYMSNAVSAHNPSDDNGLSGFAGSVPNPHVKASDWGWQIDPVGLRYSLSVLYERYQKPLFIVENGFGAIDKASPDGMIHDDYRIAYLKAHIEQMKKAVFEDGVDLMGYTPWGCIDCVSFTTGEYSKRYGFIHVDKNDDGSGTMARSRKQSFDWYKKVISSNGEVL from the coding sequence ATGAGTAGCAGCCAGCAATTACCGAAAGATTTTTTATGGGGCGGTGCCGTAGCCGCGCATCAGGTTGAAGGTGGCTGGAACAAGGGCGGTAAAGGCGTAAGTATCGCCGATGTGCTTTCCGGTGGCTCGCACGGCGTGGATCGCGTGAGAACCGATGGCGTGCTTGAAGGTTATCGCTATCCGAACCATGAAGCCGTCGATTTTTACTCGCACTATAAAGAAGACATCGCGCTATTTGCTGAGATGGGCTTCAAATGCTTCCGCACCTCGATTGCCTGGACCCGCATCTTCCCCAATGGCGATGAGGCCCAGCCAAACGAAGCTGGCCTGCAATTCTACGACAACATGTTTGACGAGCTGCTTAAGCACGGCATCGAGCCGGTTATCACCCTATCTCACTTCGAAATGCCGTGGCATTTAGTAAAAGAGTACGGCGGCTGGAAAAACCGCAAAGTGGTGGATTTCTTTGTGAAGTTCAGTGAAGTGGTGCTGGAGCGTTATAAGCACAAAGTGAAGTACTGGATGACCTTCAACGAGATCAACAACCAGCGCAACTGGAAGTACCCGCTGTTCGGTTATTGCTGCTCCGGCGTGGTGTTCACCGAACACGAAAACCCGGAAGAGACCATGTATCAGGTGCTGCACCACCAGTTCGTGGCCAGTGCCAAAGTGGTGAAGCTGGGTCATGCCATTAACCCTGACTTCCAGATTGGGTGCATGGTGGCCATGGTGCCGCTGTATCCATTCTCTTGCCATCCGGACGACGTGATGTACTCGGTGGAGTCCATGCGTGAGCGCTTCCTGTTTGGCGATGTGCACATGCGCGGATACTACCCGTCCTACATTCTTAAAGAGTGGGAGCGTCGCGGCTTTAACATCCAGATGGAAGAGGGCGACGAACAAGCCCTGCGCGAAGGCTGCGCGGATTACATGGGGCTGAGCTATTACATGAGTAACGCGGTGTCGGCGCATAACCCGAGCGATGACAACGGCTTGTCTGGCTTTGCCGGCAGCGTGCCGAACCCGCACGTCAAGGCGTCCGACTGGGGCTGGCAGATTGACCCAGTAGGCCTGCGCTACTCGCTGAGCGTGCTGTACGAGCGTTATCAGAAGCCGCTGTTCATCGTCGAAAATGGCTTTGGCGCCATCGATAAGGCTTCTCCAGACGGCATGATCCACGATGACTACCGTATCGCCTACCTGAAAGCGCATATTGAGCAGATGAAGAAAGCGGTGTTTGAAGACGGCGTTGACCTGATGGGCTACACCCCTTGGGGCTGCATCGACTGCGTGTCCTTCACCACCGGCGAGTACAGCAAGCGCTACGGTTTTATCCACGTCGATAAAAACGATGACGGCAGCGGAACCATGGCGCGTTCGCGCAAGCAGAGCTTTGACTGGTATAAGAAAGTGATTAGCAGCAATGGCGAAGTGCTTTAA